In a genomic window of Streptosporangiales bacterium:
- a CDS encoding glutamine amidotransferase, producing the protein MCGIVGLHLKDPDGNQPLGAHLATMLDCMTTRGPDSAGIVLYDDPLTDGRQRYSVRLPDHAEAADVAERASKALGSVVAIDRLRPDGVRLVAAGAPEAVSEAILAAEPDAVVVGFGTAVEMFKDVGSPRSICDRYEIDGRRAYQGLGHTRMATESAVTTDHSHPFAPASDLALVHNGTFSNYATVRRRLERHGVTFVTDNDSEVCARYIAWRMSDGSRLEDALRMVLKELDGFYTLLVATADEFAVVRDSFACKPAVLAETDDYVAFGSEFHALASLPGITDATVFEPMPEEIHVWRRP; encoded by the coding sequence ATGTGCGGGATCGTCGGCCTCCATCTCAAGGACCCGGACGGGAACCAACCCCTCGGCGCGCACCTCGCGACGATGCTCGACTGCATGACCACCCGCGGGCCCGACTCCGCCGGCATCGTCCTGTACGACGACCCGCTCACCGACGGACGGCAGCGCTACTCCGTCCGATTGCCCGACCATGCGGAGGCGGCCGACGTCGCCGAGCGGGCGTCCAAGGCCCTGGGCTCCGTGGTGGCCATCGACCGGCTGCGTCCCGACGGTGTGCGGCTCGTCGCCGCCGGCGCTCCGGAGGCGGTCAGCGAGGCGATCCTCGCCGCCGAGCCCGACGCCGTCGTCGTGGGGTTCGGCACCGCCGTCGAGATGTTCAAGGACGTCGGCTCGCCGCGGTCGATCTGCGACCGGTACGAGATCGACGGGCGCCGGGCGTACCAGGGACTCGGGCACACCCGGATGGCGACCGAGTCCGCGGTGACCACCGACCACTCCCACCCGTTCGCACCGGCCTCCGACCTCGCCCTCGTGCACAACGGCACCTTCTCCAACTACGCGACGGTGCGGCGCAGGCTCGAACGCCACGGCGTCACGTTCGTCACCGACAACGACTCCGAGGTCTGCGCCCGCTACATCGCCTGGCGGATGAGCGACGGCTCCAGGCTCGAGGACGCGTTGCGCATGGTGCTCAAGGAGCTCGACGGCTTCTACACGCTGCTGGTGGCGACGGCGGACGAGTTCGCCGTGGTGCGCGACTCGTTCGCCTGCAAGCCCGCCGTGCTCGCCGAGACCGACGACTACGTCGCGTTCGGCTCGGAGTTCCACGCGCTCGCCTCGCTGCCGGGCATCACCGACGCCACGGTCTTCGAGCCGATGCCGGAGGAGATCCACGTATGGCGGCGCCCATGA
- the glnT gene encoding type III glutamate--ammonia ligase → MGDSTEQMLRRAEEDGIEFFLAMFVDMHGKPCAKAVPASAVDMLLNDGAGFAGFAVGDIGQAPNDPDLAAMPDPSSYTRLPWKPEIAVLHCDPYVDGEPWPYAPRVILRRQLDRLREERGWVLKTGVEAEYILVRRTANGGIEIADELDTSEKPCYEAKGLSRMWGHLSTVSKYMNEMGWANYANDHEDAAGQFEQNFAYADALTTADRAIFLRYMVHVLAHEAGMAATFMPKPFSNYTGNGLHTHLSIWDTSDKPLFETDEDPRGLGLSPLAYQFMGGLIEHGRAMAGVICPTVNSYKRIGVGAPDSGSTWAPAYNTYGGNNRTVMLRVPEGGRVEHRGVDGSANPYLAFTGLLAAGLDGVDKNLDPGEPVRDDLFALRPDEVADRGIERLPGTLADAVTEFTGDKVLRAAFGEVRSGDYVDYYADVKRREFLEYHADVSAWEVKKYLTLF, encoded by the coding sequence ATGGGTGACAGCACTGAGCAGATGCTCAGGCGCGCGGAGGAGGACGGCATCGAGTTCTTCCTCGCGATGTTCGTCGACATGCACGGCAAGCCCTGCGCGAAGGCGGTGCCGGCGAGCGCGGTCGACATGCTGCTGAACGACGGCGCCGGGTTCGCCGGGTTCGCGGTCGGCGACATCGGCCAGGCGCCGAACGACCCCGACCTCGCCGCGATGCCCGACCCGTCCTCGTACACTCGCCTGCCGTGGAAGCCCGAGATCGCCGTCCTCCACTGCGATCCCTACGTCGATGGCGAGCCGTGGCCGTACGCGCCGCGGGTGATCCTGCGACGCCAGCTCGACCGGCTGCGCGAGGAGCGGGGCTGGGTGCTGAAGACCGGCGTCGAGGCGGAGTACATCCTCGTCCGGCGAACGGCGAACGGCGGCATCGAGATCGCTGACGAGCTCGACACGTCGGAGAAGCCCTGCTACGAGGCCAAGGGTCTGTCCCGGATGTGGGGCCACCTGTCCACGGTCTCGAAGTACATGAACGAGATGGGCTGGGCGAACTACGCCAACGACCACGAGGACGCCGCGGGTCAGTTCGAGCAGAACTTCGCGTACGCCGACGCGCTGACGACGGCCGACCGGGCGATCTTCCTGCGCTACATGGTGCACGTGCTGGCGCACGAGGCGGGCATGGCGGCGACGTTCATGCCGAAGCCGTTCTCGAACTACACGGGCAACGGCCTGCACACGCACCTGAGCATCTGGGACACCTCGGACAAGCCGCTCTTCGAGACCGACGAGGACCCGCGCGGGCTCGGCCTCAGCCCGCTCGCGTACCAGTTCATGGGCGGGCTCATCGAGCACGGCCGGGCGATGGCCGGGGTGATCTGCCCGACGGTCAACTCCTACAAGCGCATCGGCGTGGGCGCGCCCGACTCGGGATCGACGTGGGCGCCCGCGTACAACACCTACGGCGGCAACAACCGCACCGTGATGCTGCGGGTGCCCGAGGGCGGCCGGGTGGAGCACCGCGGCGTCGACGGTTCGGCGAACCCGTACCTCGCGTTCACCGGTCTGCTCGCGGCCGGGCTCGACGGCGTCGACAAGAACCTCGACCCCGGCGAGCCGGTGCGGGACGACCTGTTCGCGCTTCGGCCGGACGAGGTCGCGGACCGCGGCATCGAGCGGCTGCCGGGCACGCTCGCCGACGCGGTGACCGAGTTCACCGGCGACAAGGTGCTGCGCGCGGCGTTCGGCGAGGTGCGTTCCGGCGACTACGTCGACTACTACGCCGACGTGAAGCGGCGGGAGTTCCTGGAGTACCACGCCGACGTCAGCGCCTGGGAGGTCAAGAAGTACCTCACGTTGTTCTGA
- a CDS encoding glutamate synthase, giving the protein MTQVAQETILDCRELTVREINRALAELPDGTVARVVEPWGRHNLAVGLTNRIDVWIEGDSGYFIGGLSDGPDVTVDGFVGWSVAENLMSGKVRVRGNASECAGASSHGGLIVIEGDASSRAGISLKGGTLVVGGDVGHMSGFMAQAGTILLGGDAGHALGDSLYETVVYVGGRIASLGSDARVEDLTADDVARVEELVKAAGFDHIDPQNVTRVASAKELYNFDALKGQKY; this is encoded by the coding sequence ATGACACAGGTAGCGCAGGAGACGATCCTCGACTGCCGGGAGCTGACCGTCAGGGAGATCAACCGCGCGCTGGCAGAGCTGCCGGACGGCACGGTCGCGCGCGTCGTCGAGCCGTGGGGCAGGCACAACCTCGCGGTCGGGCTCACCAACAGGATCGACGTGTGGATCGAGGGTGACTCCGGCTACTTCATCGGCGGGTTGAGCGACGGTCCCGACGTCACGGTCGACGGCTTCGTCGGCTGGTCGGTGGCGGAGAACCTGATGAGCGGCAAGGTGCGCGTGCGCGGCAACGCCTCGGAGTGCGCGGGCGCGTCGAGCCACGGCGGGCTCATCGTCATCGAGGGCGACGCCTCGTCGCGTGCGGGCATCTCGCTGAAGGGCGGCACGCTCGTCGTCGGCGGCGACGTCGGGCACATGAGCGGGTTCATGGCGCAGGCGGGCACGATCCTGCTCGGCGGCGACGCGGGACATGCGCTCGGCGACTCGTTGTACGAGACCGTCGTCTACGTCGGCGGCAGGATCGCCTCGCTCGGCTCCGATGCGCGGGTCGAGGACCTCACCGCGGACGACGTTGCGCGGGTCGAGGAGCTCGTCAAGGCCGCGGGGTTCGACCACATCGACCCGCAGAACGTCACCCGGGTCGCCTCGGCGAAGGAGCTGTACAACTTCGACGCGCTGAAGGGGCAGAAGTATTGA